The following is a genomic window from Elaeis guineensis isolate ETL-2024a chromosome 10, EG11, whole genome shotgun sequence.
TTCACATGGAAACAAAGTTCTCAATAAAAAGTCCCACCTCTGAGAAGAAAATGGCAAAAGCTCGGGGTCGATTCTAAAAAGTCGAGGTTCGGTCCTTTACAGCAACAGGCCCCGGAATCACCAGTGATTATTGGTGCAGACAGCCCAAAACATGAAGCTGCGGTGAAGCTGCAGAAGGTCTACAAAAGCTTTCGGACAAGAAGACAGCTTGCTGATTGCGCTGTCGTCATAGAGCAGCATTGGTATGGCCGGTTCTAATAGATCAAATTATAGCCCCTCTTTAGTGCTATTCTTTTTAAGCTCCTAATCTACTCTGCTTGCTTTAGGTGGAAATTGTTAGATTTTGCATTGCTTAAGCGGAGTTCGGTCTCTTTCTTTGATATTGAGAAACCAGAATCAGCCATTTCTCGGTGGTCGAGGGCAAGAACCAGGGCAGCCAAGGTACTTTGTGAtgaaacaaatatatatatatatatatatatatatatagtgagtCATGTTATGGGCCTCTTTTCCAAGTTATGCTTACCGAACTCAAGCTTTCATATTCATAAATCACAGGTTGGTAAAGGCTTATCGAAGAATGGGAAAGCTCAGAAACTCGCATTGCAGCATTGGCTTGAGGCGGTAGGCCCGGCAAAAACCCAAATCTCTCTTCCGTCCGTTGGTTAAATTGGCATGTGCAGCATATGAAATTGTTTCCATTCTGTTAATAGATTGACCCTCGGCATCGCTATGGTCACAATCTCCACTTCTACTATGATGTTGGCTCCGCTGCGAGAGCAGGCAACCTTTCTTCTACTGGTAGGCTTGTGAAAATCCTCTTTCACGAcactaataataataatccaTGCAAGTGCCTCATACAAATTACGAGATTAAAAGTTGCAATGCATGCCTCATGAAAAAACCACCTCTTTTTTGAATAATCAGGCTGGATGTGGGGGATGGGAAGGAGGTCAATCTTGAAGAACATTGCCCTCGGTCAAAGCTTCAACAGCAGTGCATCAAATATCTTGGCCCTGTAAGCCAGCCTTTTATTATCATAACAAACTTCATGCAAAAAGCGGTTATTTGGACCGGTTCAACATAGAGCTGATCATATTCTCTCATCATGCAGAAAGAAAGGGAGGCCTATGAAGTAATAGTTGAAGATGGGAAGTTCATGTACAAGAGAAGCAGGGAAATCCTAGACACGTCCGAGGGCCCCAAAGATGCCAAGTGGATCTTTGTTCTGAGCACATTAAAGAGTTTATATGTTGGTCAGGTAAATTTACATGTCTCAGAAAACTATAAAGCAGTATCTTTTTCTTATGTCAACCAGCCTGATGTCATTCGTTTACGATTGCAGAAGCAAAAAGGTAAATTTCAGCACTCGAGTTTTCTTGCCGGAGGAGCTACATCTGCTGCTGGGAGATTAGTTGTAGAAAACGGAATTCTGAAGGTAAGAGATTGATGATACGCATCATTTATAAAGAACTCTGCATGTAATGTGGTTTGCTGATCCGATCTTGGCAGGCTGTGTGGCCTCATAGTGGGCACTACCGCCCGACCCAGGAGAACTTTCAGGAGTTCATGAACTATCTCAAGGAAAACAATGTGGATCTTAATGATGTTAAGGTTAGGATGTTACAATGTTCAGATATACGATCCTCAAAACCTTGCTGCTTCAACCTTAGTGATGACTTGACTTAATTGTTCTAGCGATCCAAAAGAATGAATGCAAATGACTGATTTGAATTATTCTGTTTCCGTCGTACACAGTCAAGTCCGACTGAAGGAGATGATGAGTTCCTGATCAGACTTCGAAGCAACCGCTCGCTAAAGTTGGCTGAGAAACATATTTGTGCCAACCCCGAAGCT
Proteins encoded in this region:
- the LOC105053470 gene encoding LOW QUALITY PROTEIN: IQ domain-containing protein IQM2 (The sequence of the model RefSeq protein was modified relative to this genomic sequence to represent the inferred CDS: inserted 1 base in 1 codon; deleted 1 base in 1 codon); the encoded protein is MGISFSCPGADYAALDESFEALFMRSLSFPDNVRSTLRSVSFNGRDSDPAILEAYGSGKLAFDGSLSFDRKERDRFHMETKFSIKSPTSEKKMAKARGDSKKSRFGPLQQQAPESPVIIGADSPKHEAAVKLQKVYKSFRTRRQLADCAVVIEQHWWKLLDFALLKRSSVSFFDIEKPESAISRWSRARTRAAKVGKGLSKNGKAQKLALQHWLEAIDPRHRYGHNLHFYYDXWLRCESRQPFFYWLDVGDGKEVNLEEHCPRSKLQQQCIKYLGPKEREAYEVIVEDGKFMYKRSREILDTSEGPKDAKWIFVLSTLKSLYVGQKQKGKFQHSSFLAGGATSAAGRLVVENGILKAVWPHSGHYRPTQENFQEFMNYLKENNVDLNDVKSSPTEGDDEFLIRLRSNRSLKLAEKHICANPEASEQSSRGSDGTTSKAAATESLDLSKGSRGLGAISSLAEFRFGADKKSLILDLYHKLQKQIMFRDPEESEEESDEEVKYTTGQNACGDGKAVEDSSASEQEYIFLKQNLFAEEQGEDEDASIPQELILRRINSKKGMKSYQLGKQLSCKWTTGAGPRIGWVRDYPSELQFRALEQVNLSPRGAGPSRFASPRNTTGQSPKLPEASSPK